From Micropterus dolomieu isolate WLL.071019.BEF.003 ecotype Adirondacks linkage group LG06, ASM2129224v1, whole genome shotgun sequence:
CTCCTACCAGATTTAACTACCAGCGACCATGTCTAGAATGATCCAGATTCAGTCCTCCAGTGGTAGAGGTTGAATATTGAAAATCATCACCTCCTTCCTTCTTCATCAGATACCAACAGAAAGGAGAACCACAGTAACTTCTGCTTTTCTACAATACCCCTCCTTTAAAACTTGCAGTTATAAATACAGTGTTTGATTGGCTGCATGTGGATGCTCGTCTATAACTGTGctgtgactgactgactggagcCTACAATGGATGAggaggggtggtggtgggggtgggagGACCGTCCCAGCTGTAATCATAATGAGGTGGCGCCACTGGGAAGAAATTTCGTCCCACAGGCAATTCGCAGGAGTCGGGGTGCAGCAGATACCCGGAGAATGTGCTGGTTCTCTCGACGTCGGTGAATATGCCGTTGTTTAAAGAGTCCTTCACCTGCAGCCACACTCTATCTGCCATGTTGAGGTGGAGGACAATGGTGTGACTTATGGTGGCCTGGCTGgtactttctgttgttctgaCTATAGGGTAGAAGTTGCGGAACAGGCCGACCTTAAGAGGTGTACCGACGACAGCCAGGTTGTAGGAGAAGATGTAGGTGCCATTGATGGGGGCCGTGTACATGCCATTGAGTGGGCTGAAGTGCCCCTGCTGGTTGGTAATGATTTGTGGGAAAAGAACAGGTGTGTTAGGAGCAGGGAACGACTGGTTGATGCTTGCGGTGAATGCTGATTGGATTGCTGGAGAGCAGGGCCCGGGTGGCCCTGTGAGACCCATGCTGCCCTCATGGCCTTTTAGCCCAATGGGGCCCGGTACACCCTGGGCACCAGTGTCACCTTTGTCTCCCTTAGTCCCCTTTTCTCCTGGTCTCCCATCATTGCCTTTAGCCCCATCTGTGCAGTTACATACCCCCTGCACACCTTTATCTCCCTTCTGACCATTCAGTCCGGGGTCACCGGGTTTGCCCAGGTCACCCTTATCACCCTTAAAACCTTGGGGTCCCGTAAGTCCCGCAACCCCAGGCAGGCCCCGGGCTCCGGCTGGTCCAGGGGTACCTTGTAGACCCGGTGGACCCGGCATAGTCTCGCAGGAGGCAGGGCATGTGCCGGTTTCTCCCTGGGGGCCTTGTGCACCTGCTGGGCCTTCCAGTCCATGGTCCCCTTTTTCCCCTGGAAAACACATCAAGAAAATTTGCATTACATTTTCACAAAGTCAAGTGGAAAAGTATGAAACCCCTTTACATCTTAAGCTCCCCCCCCGTCATTTCAGTGAAATATCCTAAAACAACATACCATGTTTAAATTTAAGTGACAAAGCGTGGATGGGTCAACCTGTCAGACTTTGGGAGATCACCATTCACTTCCTGCTTCCTAAAAACAATCAgtgttggtttcttttaaccatgaccaaGGTTGTTCCCCAGACTTACCATGTAGATATTATTGTAGTTTCATTGAAGGTCTCCTAAGGTTAATGAGGTAATTCTCTCAACTCATACAATAAtctttctctgatgtatttctTGTGCTTAACCCttccaaaccttaaccatagcCAAGTTCAAGTAAatcataaaactttatttttgaaacaGAGTGATCTCACCAGACCTTTGAAGCCTCGCTCGCCCTTCACCCCGGTGAAACCGACAGCACCCGACTGCCCCTTCTCCCCCAGGTCTCCCTTCTGACCTGTAACGACAAACATAGACAGAAATTATTAGAATagaatgaaaagaaagattTGGTGACCTCGACTAATACACACTAAATTAATGTTTCACTAAATGAAAAGCAATGATTCCTAAGTCATATCTGTTGGCCTGTTTGAAGATCCATTTGATGGATCCATTAGCAGCAAAATTTAGattgaattaataaaatatttattagaatttatttttactttgttgGTTTCAGAATATAGATTTTcagatgttttgaaaaatgtatagatgcacaacaaaaataaacatgaaaacacacgaaacatacatttgcattGTCTACAATCCagtttaaaggagacctattttactgcttttccagtcctatattgtagctctgtgactcctgtatggcagcttagcaggattcaaagttcaaaaaaattattttatgttttataccgtctcttcatgtaggccttcacttcagcctctgtctgaaacaagctgtagatgctcctgtctctttaaagccccccctctcaaagcctaCTTTCTtttgattggccaagacctgaagcatgttaccaagctgttgttgtcgctgacTGTGAGGAGCAAATGcccatatatggaacagcggctccgtctggctccATATTACGTTttacggagccgttggtagaaaaagcagttcaaaacagagcgttgagaacaggaggaaatttgaggtttttgctcacagggatttctttatTCAATCTTtgaccatgtttaacatgaacatccaacactgtaacattgtagataaatcataaaatatggaaaagcataataggtctcctttaaaaccCCTGCATGTAGGATGTgggtttatttttctttatttttctgggGCCATCTGGCGGTAGCATCAATAGTGACACTCCGGTCGAACCCGCCTCTACTCCACCATAGATCTGAACCTGGACAGCAACACTGAGATCAATCAGCTGAAAGCAGACACAGACAACTCACCAATTTCACCAGGATTGTTTCATTTTCTTACTTACACATGGTAAGTTTCCTGCTtcaagtctttgtgctaagctaggctaaataAGCCCTGGACCGTTCTCTGAGATGGACACCCAGAGATGAAACTGATATATATCTTTGCATCTATCATTATAATGTTGTTGtgtatggtattattattatattattttgtccacccccaTCACTGGACTCTGTACAGTGACAGTGGTGAGTCCAAGctagcatgttcaggtccaaaCTGCAACAAGACTGAGGTTCTGTTATATGTGTTATCATTTCAAGTGCAGTGAAAGCAAGTTCTTGATGTGTAACTCACCCTTCATCCCCTGAGGGCCTGTGAATCCTGGACGGCCTTTGAACCCCATCATTCCTCTTGTCCCAGGACTCCCAGGTGCACCTGTTCAAAGATTACAGTCAGGTCAGTTTTCACAAAAAGCATGCAGACGTTTTTTTATAGTTTAAACCACAGTCCACACTTTTCCTGGAGAAACCAGTGGTTCAAGACCTCGTTTAATTCCCCCTGTGTGAACTGATTTAATTTTTATCAAACATTAACACTATTGGACTAACTTGAAAAAAGTCATCTTtgacaagaaaacacaagaTTTAATGTTTCTACAAAAAGATATTGCTTCCTTAAAGTATGTATTAAATTGCAGTGCTTCACTTCAAAGGCTTCAGGGCTAGTTACTTTGCACCTCAGGCAagtgagaaacaaacaaaagaaacccACAGGTTTCAAAAGCAGCCTTAAAGTGATCCACATACCTGGAGGGCCCCGGTCTCCCCGGTCTCCTTTGGGCCCTGCAGTGCCCTTACACTGCGAACAGAGGCAGAAAAAAGGAATCTGGTCGATAGGTGGTGGTACCGGTGAGTTCATCAGAATGTCACAGATCGCCATATCAGGAATGGGGGGCATCCCCGGGTTGGTGCCCCCGATTATTCTGTAATTGTCAGAGTTGTGAGTCATGTTGCCACTGGGTGGCCCCTGTTCTCCTGTGGGGGGCATCCCCGGGAAGTTGGGCCCGAACACCCGGAGCTTCTCGAAGTCATCTGTCATGTTGACGCCAGGTGGCCACTCTTGGCCCACGGGTGGCATCTGAATGGGGGCCGTGCGGTGAACAGGTGACCAGGGAGACGTTTTGTCTGATGACTCAGACATCTCAAGTGTCTCAGACGACTCAGATGAATTTGCCGACTCAAATGAATGTGACAAATCAGACGACTTTGACTTCTCAGACGGCTTTGACTTCTCAGATGACTCAGATGACTCAGATGACTCAGATGACTCAGGTGAATGTGACCTCTGAGACGACTTTGACTTCTCAGACGACTCAGATGACTCAGATGACTCAGGTGACTCAGGTGAATGTGACCTCTGAGACGACTTTGACTTCTCAGATGACTCAGATGACTCAGATGACTCAGATGACTCAGGTGAATGTGACCTCTGAGACGACTTTGACTTCTCAGACGACTCAGATGACTCAGATGACTCAGGTGACTCAGGTGAATGTGACCTCTGAGACGACTTTGACTTCTCAGACGACTCAGATGACTCAGATGACTCAGGTGACTCAGGTGACTCAGGTGAATGTGACCTCTGAGACGACTTTGACTTCTCAGACGACTCAGATGACTCAGATGACTCAGATGACTCAGGTGAATGTGACCTCTGAGACGACTTTGACTTCTCAGACGACTTTGACTCCTCAGATGACTCAGATGACTCAGACGAATGTGACCTCTGAGACGACTTTGACTTCTCAAATGACTCGGAGGAATTTGCCGACTCAGATGACTCAGATGCAGTTGAGTCAGGCCATTGGTAGGTGTTGGGGTCCATGGTGGAGCCCTCCTCTTCGCTGAACTCCACGGAGGTGCTGTTTGGTAGCAGCATGGCTGAGCAGAGGGAGGTTAGGACGAGGAGTCCCAGCAGCCTTGACAACatctggaggaagaggagaatgGTGGGAGCCCAGAGGAAGaaggtaataataatatagtaataatccttatttgtagagcacttttcaaaaacaagttacaaagtgctttaacaagtgtaacgaataatacaaaaaaacaagataagagcatgaaaaatttatataaaattagtaaaatacaataaaataaaagggataaaataaagtcaaataagatcgggaaaagctctcctataaaagtatgttttaagaagggacttaaaagagttcactgactcagccgacctgatttcctcgggcaggctgttccagagcctcggggccctgacagcaaacgctctgtcccctttagttttcagtcgagactctggaacagacaacagacctctgcccgaggatctcaaggtacgtgctggtgcgtatgggactaaaaggttagaaatataacaaggcgagaggccatgaatagctttaaaagtgatcaatagaattttaaagtcaattctaaaacatactgggagccagtgtaatgaagctaaaataggagtaatgtggtcatatttctttgttctggttaaaagcctggcagctgagttctggacagtctggagtcgatcaatagatttttgggttaaacaggtgaaaaggctgttgcaataNNNNNNNNNNNNNNNNNNNNNNNNNNNNNNNNNNNNNNNNNNNNNNNNNNNNNNNNNNNNNNNNNNNNNNNNNNNNNNNNNNNNNNNNNNNNNNNNNNNNctgagtaagaggccgcgggggtaatagaggctctgattgacaccaccttattggtaaaataagataaaaacaattcacagtcatcattacttccagctgaggcacaaggaggggttgggtttaccagctgatccacagtcttaaacagaaacctgggattgtgtttatgtgtagtaatgagttcagaaaaatagtgtgttctcgcaaccttaaccatgttattgtagttaattaataaatccttcagactgagttaatggacttggagactgttttttttccatctgcgctctgctttcctgcattcccttttgaggctgcgaatgctgtcatttatccagggttgcttactagctttagacgtaggcctaacctttagaggagcagtaatatttagtgacgacaagcagatatgattgaagtgatcgaccagattgttggtgttggaatcagacaggtgttggctttggctctgaaagactgcgcaaaactttgaaacactttgttcattaaagatgcgacaacacacggagcttggtgaggcggcatgagtaacagacgaatcacagctaaaaacaatacacctgtggtcagatatggtcatgtccaccaattccacagaggaaatgctgacacccgttggccgttaatcgaaaggtcggcggttcaatccctggctccccctggttgtgtgtcgaagtgtccttgggcaagatactgaaccccgaactgcccctggcggctgttccgccagtgtatgagtgagtgtgaatgttagtttccgtttgagcacttaggctcagtgtatgaatgtgtgtgactggtgaatgcagatgtagtgtaaaagcgctttgagtgttcgaaaagactagaaataAATAGAATTGGGTTTTGATTGTGAATagcattttaaaatttctttAAGAATTGtgtatttcaaaaaaataaaatgaaatttggATTATAGATAAAGGTAAATTGACTAGCTCGTGTGGCAAAGGccctgcttttaattaaattaatagcccgggcttttatttgcttcaatccCTGAACTCACCAGTGTTGGGGAAGTTAGGAGTAAGGagtatggtttttacaaaacataacatCTGTTAAcgccactggctgaaataaaaaaaataaagcaggtaaatcctgacttttgactactgtttttctgcacatgtagtcTACTTAATATCAGGattctgtatttttacaaaTCGTTATGTtgcttaacgccactctctcctgacGAGTTTCTTTCCGTAAGTTTCacgtcgctgtgctgcttcagtaaatcagatgtagaaatgttcacggttgaaagctttttgctggtcgctcAAAATAGCGGTAGCTCAGCTTAGAAAGGACGAACGCCAAAGGTTACCATTGTTATGTTACCAAACGATTGCATTGTGGAGAATTTAACTGATCTAACGATGCGTAGCATGTCcgatattgattgattgatattgAAGTttcaacattaatatttgtatcaaCGAAATAAAAAGGGACAGGTTTAGCTGTACACAGATAAAATGTAGATGACTTTCCTGTGTACGTTTGCACATACCGCTTACTGACGTGGTACAGTTGGGAGGAATAAAGATTAAGGAGATGGATGCATTTACGACTTTCCAACAGCTGGTTAGAATGCAGTTGAGAAATCAGGTTTCGATCCATCTTGAATGCTTCTTGGATGCAGTtttttacacattacacattaaaTGACTCTGTGTAAATGAACAGGTATTAAAGTTCATCTGGAATTTAACACTTGTGCAAAGTGTAAACTTCAACTGTGACTTTCATCTTTATGCAAATGTTATCATGAACTTCTCTCAATGCTGCACTTTTA
This genomic window contains:
- the LOC123973128 gene encoding inner ear-specific collagen, translated to MLRDLDRAMLSRLLGLLVLTSLCSAMLLPNSTSVEFSEEEGSTMDPNTYQWPDSTASESSESLRVFGPNFPGMPPTGEQGPPSGNMTHNSDNYRIIGGTNPGMPPIPDMAICDILMNSPVPPPIDQIPFFCLCSQCKGTAGPKGDRGDRGPPGAPGSPGTRGMMGFKGRPGFTGPQGMKGQKGDLGEKGQSGAVGFTGVKGERGFKGEKGDHGLEGPAGAQGPQGETGTCPASCETMPGPPGLQGTPGPAGARGLPGVAGLTGPQGFKGDKGDLGKPGDPGLNGQKGDKGVQGVCNCTDGAKGNDGRPGEKGTKGDKGDTGAQGVPGPIGLKGHEGSMGLTGPPGPCSPAIQSAFTASINQSFPAPNTPVLFPQIITNQQGHFSPLNGMYTAPINGTYIFSYNLAVVGTPLKVGLFRNFYPIVRTTESTSQATISHTIVLHLNMADRVWLQVKDSLNNGIFTDVERTSTFSGYLLHPDSCELPVGRNFFPVAPPHYDYSWDGPPTPTTTPPHPL